In Topomyia yanbarensis strain Yona2022 chromosome 2, ASM3024719v1, whole genome shotgun sequence, one DNA window encodes the following:
- the LOC131678710 gene encoding chitinase domain-containing protein 1: protein MKFVFSVVFLITLAEIQLTSCTLSPSDVKNKNKKPKELKVKLGPQPSSVFERGLIQEEPSAKDILVENGAYYEETALKNFKGTVLGYVTPWNNHGYDVAKIWGAKFNYVSPVWLQVLRKGPKQYELGGAHDIDAGWVNDVKQAGEAINNKVVPRILFDKFTDKDFSQLLTYSEERTIASKLILDTVRKYKFDGIVLEVWSQLSARVEDDYLVALVTEICQTLASSSFDCILVIPPARKETYDLFSRKHFETLAPVVTAFSLMTYDYSSVQRPGANAPLYWVKNAVKHICPDSADDLKQKRAKILLGLNLYGSDFTPNGGQPIVSHEYLALVKQLKGHLTYDEHDVENFFEVKTSTGRHMVFYPTLYSINARLKLARELGTGVSLWELGQGLDYFYDLF from the exons ATGAAGTTCGTATTTAGTGTAGTTTTCCTAATAACACTGGCGGAAATTCAGCTGACCAGTTGTACTCTTTCGCCATCGgatgtgaaaaacaaaaacaaaaaacctAAAGAACTGAAGGTAAAGCTAGGTCCACAGCCATCCAGTGTCTTTGAGCGAGGTCTCATCCAGGAAGAACCTTCGGCGAAGGATATTCTGGTGGAAAATGGTGCTTACTACGAGGAAACAGCACTGAAGAATTTCAAAGGAACTGTCTTAGGTTACGTTACACCG TGGAATAATCATGGGTATGACGTGGCTAAAATTTGGGGTGCTAAATTCAACTACGTTTCTCCGGTTTGGCTGCAAGTGCTGAGGAAAGGACCCAAACAGTACGAATTGGGTGGAGCTCATGATATTGATGCCGGATGGGTCAACGACGTGAAGCAGGCTGGTGAAGCGATCAATAATAAAG TCGTACCCCGCATATTATTCGACAAGTTCACCGACAAGGACTTTTCCCAGCTGTTGACCTACAGCGAAGAACGAACCATCGCTTCTAAATTAATCCTCGACACGGTGCGAAAGTACAAATTCGATGGAATAGTGCTAGAAGTGTGGTCCCAGCTCTCCGCGCGAGTTGAGGACGACTACCTTGTCGCGCTGGTAACGGAAATATGTCAAACCTTAGCCAGCTCCAGCTTCGACTGCATCCTGGTGATCCCTCCGGCTCGTAAAGAAACGTACGACCTGTTCTCCCGGAAACACTTCGAAACGTTGGCCCCAGTGGTGACGGCATTTTCGTTGATGACCTACGATTATTCGAGCGTTCAAAGACCGGGAGCGAATGCACCCCTTTACTGGGTTAAGAATGCTGTAAAGCATATTTGTCCGGACAGCGCAGATGATTTAAAGCAAAAGCGAGCCAAAATTCTGCTCGGTCTGAACCTGTATGGAAGCGATTTCACTCCCAACGGGGGTCAACCCATCGTTTCTCACGAGTATTTGGCTCTGGTGAAGCAACTGAAGGGACATCTGACGTATGATGAGCATGATGTGGAGAATTTCTTCGAAGTGAA GACTTCCACCGGACGCCACATGGTGTTTTACCCCACACTATATTCTATCAATGCCCGACTGAAATTGGCGCGGGAGTTAGGCACTGGCGTATCTCTTTGGGAGTTGGGTCAAGGTTTGGattatttttatgatttattcTAG